TGGCAAAGTTTTGACGGCTAACGATCTCCCTATATATCTAAACAAGTTTTtactcccctccccccccccccccacacacacaccaatgttcaaaattttggCCGAAATTTCATGAAATTCGATCTTTTGGTGGTGACCGAATTTACTATTTGCCCAAAATTTTGGTATGTCAAGCGAAAGATGCACTTTTTGCACCAAATTTCACCTGAAATTTCATGAAATTAGGTGTTTTCGATGGGGACTGAAAATTTTCCGAAAACAAAATCCCAATCCCTGCCCCACACCGTCCTGGTAGAATTAGGACACACTCTTTATAAAGTGATAATTCAGGCTTCTCCCAACGGGGCCTGTTCGCTTCTGATTTTTTGTAGCGCTTATGCTGCAGCTGCACGCCCAAAACAGCCAAGCTGCTGGATCTGCAGGCCAGCCAAACGGCTGCCCATATCCATGTACTCGTAAGCTTTAGTTTCTGGCTGTAACTGTACTGCTCGCTGGCTGCAGCTGTTTTTGTTGGCTGCGgcagccacagccacagccatCTCTACCGAACACAGTCAGGAAGCGGAGTGTGTTTCGGCGGTTGTTTTTTGGCAAAATATCGTACAGATGCTTACATACAAGCATACGTACATGCACCATAACCTTATGAGTACTTCCGCAACACCGTGTCATTATGCTTTCAATATCTGGCCTTTAAAAACCTTAGATTTACCTATGATGACTTCGTTAATTAATCTCAAGATCATCTGCTGCCTAGAGTTTTGGTGGCACTCGATCATATAGGGTACAGTTGTATGTGTATTCATCAGAATGAGTGTATGTGCATGATGTccgtgttttttttaaaaaaataaacccGCACAGGTCATGATGCTTCCACTATCCGGTCTTatctgtttggatactaggattaaactttagcccctgtcacattggatgtttgatactaattaggagtattaaacattgagtaattacaaaattaattgcacagatggaggctaattcgcgagatgaatctattaagcctaattagtccatgatttgacaataagatgctacagtaactatttgctaatgatggattaattaggcttaatagattcatctcgcgaattggcccaggacttctgcaattagttttatcattagctcatgtttagtcctcctaattagcatccgaacattagatgtgacaagggctaaactttagccaaggATCAAACAACCAAGCAACACGCACGCCTATGCTCTTTGAGAAAAGGAATATGTGCTGCGGTCCATACACGTACTTTGAAGAAATATTCCATACTTATTTTATGTCATTGTAGAAGGACTTTGAATAAGGTTCGATGGAGTCACGTGGCTGCGTCTGCTGGCAGCTGATCGATGAGTCATATTACTATTGGACTTGTACGGGGTTGGATACTTGAACTCTCGCAACTTCCCCGTGGAGCAATATTTCTCCATGCCCTTCCTCTCGGAGGAATGCTTATGTTTTGCATAACATGCTGTCACATTTAGAATGTATGGGCAGGGACGAAGCCACGATATAAAATTTTTATTTAccactaattagactcaaaattACCATATAATCTTAATTAGTAAAATTTACGAGTCTCTTAAGCAGTACACCACGGTCAATTCAGCGCTAGCTTCGCCCCTTTGTATGGAGCACTTCTCGATGATCTAAAAGTTAATTAAAGTTGACATTCGAAATTATGCAACCCAGAAACGATGACTAAGAGCCTCATTTCCCGACATGCGTCCCTATgatcctttatatactccaaatGTCTGACTGGCCGGCTAGCTAGACAGGCTCATACTTGCCATGGCGATGTCTATCCCTCCTCTCAAAGGATGGAGCAGCAAGCTCCTTGTAGTTGCGGCCATGATAGGAACCCTGGTCGTGGTCGCCATCGCCGCAGTCATCATCGTCGGCCTCACTCCGCCAAAAGTCTTCTTCTACATCGAAGATGCAAGCCTCCATGATGGGCTGTTGAAACAGCAAAAATTCTACAACTTCACTCTCTTTGCCAACAACACCAGCCGGCGCATGGAGGTGCATTATACCAACCTCAACACCGAGATATGGATAGCCCCGTCTGAGTGGTATTCAGCCGAGGTGAGCATGAGCGGGTTCAAGCAGCCACCGGTGAGCATCAACGGGTACAAGCAGCCACCGGACAACGTGACCAAGGTCGCCGGGTGGGCCGAGTACGATCAGCTGGATAGCAcgtcgacggcgtcggcgcagGGCAGCGGCGCGGGGAATTGGCCAAACTGCACTGTGTTGGTGATAGCCAAGGTGTTGTTCAAGGTCGGGCTGGCACGCACACGGCCGTACCACATCAGGGTGTCCTGCTTCCCCGTGAACTTCCAAGATACGACTCGGTACGCCAACTGTACCTAATCGTCCAAAACTCCAACGCCAAAGGCTTGCTGAACAGCATATAGAAGTTGGGGATGAAAGGGAGATCGCCGTACTTGAAGAGGAAAACATCAAAATGAGGGGAATAATTTCTTCCCCTTGCAGCTTGATCTAGTCCCACAGCAAAATGAACATAACTTGAGTCGGCATTTGCCGCCTACACACAATATACTCTAGCGTTATCTTACATGTTCCTATGCTCGTTTTGTGATTTGATCAGCTGTTCGCTTCAGCTACTTttgcggctgcggctgcagctgcggctGATACTGTCTCTGTATGGCTGTTGTCTGGAGGGCTCCAGTACATCTTAGATCTACTGTTGTTGGTGTTGTTAATGGAGTCCTGATATCTGCTTCCGTTCATGTTCCTGTTCCATTTGGTCTTGAAATTAAAGATACTTCATCGGTAATGTGGCGTGGTTCTTGGTTTCAAGTACTGcctgtatttttttatttattttttttgccttGTCATTTGGTCCGATCCGTCAGAACTAAGTTTGTTGAATTCCTTCTGAATAAGCTTGAGACGCTGGTCGTGCTTGTTTGTTGGTGTGCCTACGTGCCGCGTAGTCGTCGTAGCAAATACTTTCGGTTCCATGCATATCGCCTGTGACTGGACCGGGATGTTCTTCAATCTGTTATGGCCCTGTATTCTGTTTTTATATAGATCCCACATATAATCAATTTCCAACATTTGCTTTCCTCTGTACATTCAGCATgttgtctgttttttttttttttttgaagcgcATTCAGCATGTTTCGCAGATGTTTGGATGGATGATCCAAATTCTGAATGCACAGACCCTGTTGGGAAATTGATTTCCCCACTGCGTCTGTGTTTACATGCATCTTCTAACTGTGGTTCCAATGGCCCGTCTAGGCCCACACAGGCCTATCAGGTGGatgggccggccggcctcctggATCAAAAAGGCCGGTATCCCTTCTTGGGCCGTCCGCCCCCGCTGTAGAAACAAAACCAGAACCAGCAGATCCCCCGGGCCCTGAAGAGAAAGACGATGGCAACAGAAGAAAGAGCTCGCGACGAAGCCGGCGAAAGCCCCCCAAACCCTCCCCACcccaggcagcggcggcgcgacgaGATGGCCGACGaccccaccgccggcggcgggaacaTCGTCGAGGACGTCGTCCGCGCGGAGGTGAGCatccccggccggccctcgTCCTCTTTGCTGCGAGTGCCGGGGAATCCGATCTCCGCCCGCGCCGACCTGGCTCTGCTCGGCTGCCTCCCGATCTGCccgcgcgggtggcggcgcctCGCCCCCAGTTCGGTTTCGGGTTAGAGGTGTCCCAGCGTGGTGTCTGGGCGGGGGGAATCCGGCGACGAGGCGTTCTCCCTCCCGTTGGCTCGGTTGGCGCGGACGGACGCGGTGGGCCTGGTTGGGGAATCTGTGCCCGTTTCGATTTGGGTGTAGAATAGGTATACGTCTTCAAAATTGATAGAATTAAGCTCCGATTTgattccactgacttattccacGTGAGTACGtgacatttgctaatgatggattaattaggtttaatagattcgtcttgccgtttagcctccacttatgtaataggttttctaaatagtctacgtttaatactcctaattagtatctaaacattcgatgtgacacgtgctaaaaataagtcagtggaagcaaaCGCCCCCTTAGACCCGTTTATATCGGTCCTGCTACTTGGGCCACGACGCTTTGGATCGCCCACAAAAATCCACAAACGCAGGCAAGGCCGGTCATCCCGGATAAATCCAAAATGGTTTTTACCGGTTACCGACCCCGGCGGTTTTGATTTTTACCGAAAATCGGTCAGTAACCGATAAAAACTGGACGAATTCAAAAGACGAATTGCCAGCGCAACTGGTAAAAACCGCTCGGTAACCCGCCCGAATTCAAACCGCTCGGTAACGGTAAAAACCGCATAGTAAACTGCctgaattcaaaatttgaaaattttgaattcGAGCGGTTTACTGTGCAGCTGAACCGGTGCTGGACCGGAGCGGTTGTTTTCGTCGGTTTTGTAAATCCTATTTGTGATTCGGTGGGAGCATAAGACTCGGGCATAAAGATGAGATAAAAGCAACAAAAGAAACGGCAGTTGCCGCGtaatggaggaggtggtgggccAAGTGACAGCTAGCAGTGGAGAGGGGGGCATTCCAGCGGCCTGCAAGGCGGTTTCCCAGCTGGCCCGTCCTCATTTACTAATCCCCACCAAGCTTAGCATCTTTCCTTTggatgaaataaaaaaattgttaatCTCAACTGCTCCTCGATTACCGCATAGATTAACACCTCTTTAGCCTTTGTGGGCCGGGCTGAGAGAAGACACGGCACCTAATAATACTTTCCTCACCTTTGCAGTGCCGTGGGCCGCCACTTCCCTTCTGGCCCACATGTCATGGAGGCGCGCGAGGAGGGGGATCGGTTTCACGATGATTAATAAAGAAAGGCCCAAGACACGTCACGCTGCGGGGGACAAGGGAAGACACCGCACCGCACGCACCTCCACCACTTGCGTTGCCTTTGCCTTTGCTTTTCCCCGAGCTCGCCGGCCGCCTAGGAGCTCCAGCAGCCGGtccgctccgccgccggtgcggcaaccacgccgccGTCAGATCGCCTCGCGCGGCCACCGGTCGTCCCCGTGATAcaccgccgccggtgcgccgtgcgcggcggcgctgtCCCGCCACTCCTCCGCCTACCGTCGGCCTGCGCCACCACCAGCGCACCGGCAGCACCGcgagctgccgcgccgccccgacGTTGGTCCTTCCTGAGCCCGGTGTCGTCACCAGCGTCGCGGAGAAGCTAATTAACTGAAGCAATTTGTAGAAACAAATAGTACTGGTTCGTTCACTTATTTCTTTGCTCAAACTTAATTTCTGCTTAGAGTTTGTGCCTAAATTAGCTGCTTATTCTGCTGGTTGCATGCAGGAGATCGAGCTGCGGGCGTACGGCCGGATCGGAGGAGGACATATCAGCCGGGTTCCTGTTGGTTGTGTACTTGTGTTCCTGCCGGCGGAGAAGCAACCATGGCCGAGTTACTGATCGGGCCACTGATCTCCATGGTGAAGGAGAAGGCATCCAGCTACCTGCTGGACCAATACAAGGtgatggaaggcatggaggagcagcgcaagACCCTGGAGCGCATGCTGCCAGCAATCCTGCACATCATCCAGGATGCGGAGGAGAAAGGAGCCTCCCGACCTGAAGTTGCAGTTTGGCTTAAAGACCTCAAGACAGCGGCCTATGAGGCCAACGACGTCTTTGATGAGTTCAAGTACGAGGCGCTTCGGCGAGAAGCCAAGAAGAAGGGCCACCACAGCAAGCTTGGAAATGAGGTAGCAAGACTCCTAGTCCCCGCTCGTAATCCCATTGTATTCCGTTACAGGATGGGCAAGAAGCTACGCAGGATTGTGCAGACCATCGAGGCCTTGGTCACCGAGATGAATACATTTGGTTTCAGGCACTTGCAGCAAGCACAGCCATCAAGGCAGTGGCGACAGACAGATTCCATAATCATTGACTCCGACAGAGATATTCTTAGCAGATCTAGAGAtcgggagaagaagaaaatcgTGGGGATGCTCCTTGATCAAGCTAGCAACAGGGATCTCATGGTTCTTCCAATTGTTGGGATGGGTGGGATGGGCAAGACCACCTTTGTGCAACTCATTTACAATGACCCTGCAATCGAGAAGCACTTTGAGTTTCGGAGGTGGTACTGCGTGTCAGATGATTTCGATGTCAGTACCATTGCAAGCAACATCTGCCAGACCAATGAGAAATGTCGTGAAAAATCATTGCAGGAGCTCCAGAGTACAATAAGTGGGAAAAGGTACCTCATTGTGTTAGATGATGTCTGGAATCGGGATGTTGATAAGTGGGGAAAACTAAAGGCCTGCCTTAAGCAGGGTGGCAAGGGCAGTGCAGTACTAACAACAACTCGTGATGCAGAAGTGGCTCGCATTATGACCATGGGTGTAGCTGAAGCCCATAATATCGAGAATCTGAGTGACGAGCATTTAAAGGAAATTGTCCAGAGCAGAGCATTCAACTTGCAAAATCCAAATATGGAAGAGCAAGATGGCATTCTCAGTGGATTTGTTCGTCGATGTGTTGGATCTCCCTTGGCTGCCAAAGCCTTTGGCTCTATGTTGAGTAACAGGACTAGTATAACTGAATGGAAGGATGTATTAGCTAAAAGTGACATTTGTAGTGAGAAAACCGGAATTTTACCGATCCTCAAGCTCAGTTTTGATGACCTATCCTCAGATATGAAGCAGTGCTTTGCATTTTGTGCTTTATTTCCTAAAGATTATGAGATCAATGTGGACCTCTTGATTCGACTGTGGATGGCACATGACTTCATACCTGTGCAGGAGGATGACAATCCAGAAACCTTAGGAAAATATATTTTCGAGGAGCTAACTCGAAGGTCATTCTTTCAAGATGTCAAGCAAACACTTCAATATGGAATTCTTCGTAAGTCAACCATATGCAAGATACATGATCTCATGCATGACATTGCTCTATCTGTTCTGGGGAAAGAATGTGTCACTATAGATGGTAATAAGCCGAGCGTCAACAAGCAGTTGCTAAATCCGACCCGCCACCTCTTCTTATCAATATATGGTGTTTTCTGGAAAGAACAGGTTACAAGTCTATTGAAGAAACAAGCTGCAATGCTCCATACGTTGTTTTTTACAGATTATGATGACCTCCTTGATATATCAAAGTACACTTCACTGCGAGCATTACACCTTCCAGCACATGGGTATCTAAGTTTTGGACAGGAAAAGCTTACAACAAGACACATACAGCACCTAAGGTATCTTAATCTGTCGTCACATGAGTTCGAGAAACTTTCTGAAGGTATGAGCATGATGTATAATCTACAAACGTTGGACCTCTCTCATTGCATAAACCTTCGTCAACTTCCAAAGGATATGAAATATATGGCAAACCTCCGACACCTCTATACAAATGGATGCGAATCATTGACGTGCATGCCTCCAGGACTTGGACAGATCACTTCTCTGCAGACTCTAACATATTTTGTTATTGGTGATGGCTTGGGATGTAGTACTATCGGAGAACTTCGAAACTTAAACCTTGGTGGAGAGTTAGAGTTAAGTGGTCTGCAAAATGTAACAGAAGTGCTTGCAAAAGCAGCCAatcttgaaaaaaaagagaaactcACACACTTATCTCTCAAGTGGAATGATGATGCCCCTGAGAAAACAGATTCTCATAATGAGGTGTTAGATGCCCTTAAACCTCATCACCGGCTAGAGATGCTAAGAATACAGTCCTACAAAGGCACCAATTTACCGTCATGGATAACAGATCTTAGTATGTTGCAGCACTTGACTGAGCTCCATCTGATTGGTTGCACGCTGTGCGAGGAATTTCCTCAATTCTGCCATTTCAAAGCCCTTGAAGTTCTGTATTTGAAAAAGTTGGACAAATTGCGAAGCCTGTGCAGCCATATGGTGTCTACTCCATTTCCAGCACTGAAGCAACTCTGGTTACATGATTTGGAGAGCTTGGAGAGATGGGTCGCaacagaaggaaaagaagatgatgaaTTAACCTTTCCTGTACTTGAGGAGGTCGATATAAAAAACTGTCCAAAGTTGACTAGCCTACCTGAAGCACCAAAGCTCAGGGTTGTAAGTCTGGATGAAGGCAAGCCGCTGCTCTCCTTAGGAATAGTTAAATCAAGGCACATGTCTTCAATTTCTAAGCTAAAGCTGTGTGTCCATGACACAGAAGCACTGCCTGAGATAGATTATAATTGGGATTCATCACAGAAACTGGAACTATCTTTGGGTGGCACAGAAGCCGCACCTCTGTCAGAACTGAGCATATCTGGCtgcaactttttcttcgtatcAAGCCAGTCACAGCTAACACCTGGGGTCTGGAAATGGTTTGAACATCTTGCAGTTTTAACAATTGCATACTGTGATGTGCTCATCTACTGGCCAGAAGAAGTGTTCCAAAGCTTGGTATCTTTGAAGGACTTGTGGATTAAGTCCTGCAACATGCTAATAGGGCCCACACAAGCGAAAGGTGGCGAACCTACACAAACAACAGATCAAGTCCTGCCACATCTAAACAGGATATTAATATCGAATTGTGAAAGCATGGCACAGCTCTTCATTCTTCCCCCATCTATCAGATTTATTTATATTGATAACTGCCCTAAGCTTGAGTTCATATGGGGAAAGGAGGAGCATCTTGACGCATATACATCGCTGGAACATTGCCGCGACCCTGCATCCACTACTGGTACCCTAGAGCAATCGCCGTCTCCAATTATTCGTCGTCCATGCCTCGTCAATCTAATAATAAGAATCTGTGATAGCCTGGTAACACTTCCAAATCTACCACCGTCCCTCAAACAATTGCACATCTGGAGCTGTGAGAAGCTCTGCTCTGTGTCAGGAGACCTGTGTGCACTCGAGGACCTACATATTTATAACTGCAATAAGTTACAGTCAGTCAATTCCTTGGGAGACCACCCATCATTAGAAAGACTGTATCTTTGTGACTGCCGATGCCTTGCATCTTTAGGATGTGATGGTGGTCGTGGGAGTTACTCTGCTCTTCAGAGCCGTAAGATCAAATGCTGCCCAGCCATAGACACGAAGCAGTTTTACTAACGCCATCAAACAGCTGCTTGACAGCTTTGAAAATGAAGACGTATCACACGTTCATTCAAGCAGCTCTGATGAAGGTACGACCTTTCACTTTCCCcttattcaatttgtttccTTCAAATTTCCCTCCTATTTTTGTAGACAAACTGGTTGATAGATGGGTTTGCGGGGTGGGATTTTGGACGGTCCTTTCTCACTGATGTAACCCCACATATTGTTGGTTTATACGGCTATTAATTGGTTTTCAGTCTTGGATGCAGTTGACGTGCATAGAGAAATTCTCTTGGTGTTGAGATCAGCTGATGCGGAATCATTGAAGTACTACTGAAATGAGGTCATGATCGGTCTCAGTTTTGGAGAGCAATTTGTGGTGAATGGAAGCAGTCCCAAGGCTTCAAGAACTCATGGAGTTGTGCTTCAAGAACTCATGAGTCGTGCTGACCATTCTCCACTGCCAGAGCCTAAACTAGGTACGTGGAAGGCGCACTGTGTTTTGTCAACAACACAATTCCTTTATATAAGTTGGTATAGTAAAACACCATACCTTCGTATGTGTTAATCAAATCTCATTTAGCACATATATGGGGGACGTGTTGTTAACTTGTTACCTCATGCTTTTCATTTTTTCTGTGCAGACATGACCCATTTGTCCTTAAAAAGCATAAAGGAGGGCACTCACATGTACAAACGGGGGCGTTTGGTTcaacttgcttatttttagtccgtgtcacatcgaagaTTCGAAGACTAATtggaaggactaaatatgagttaaatataaaactaattgcacagatggaggctaaacagcgagacgaatttattaagcctaattaatccatcattaacaaatgtttactgtagcaacacattgtcacatcatggactaattaagcttaatagatttgtctcgccgtttagcctccacttatgtaatgggttttataaatactctacgtttaatacttctaattagtatctaaacattcgatgtgacgggtgctaaaaataagtcaaagTAATCAAACGGGGCCAATCACGCCACTACCAGCTGCTGGTAATGCTCTTGTCACTAATGTACAGTACTCCATCCTGTCATCCATGAAAGCCGTGGAGAATATGATGTCACTCTGAGTCCTTCAGTTTGCCGCCGTGTAGGGACAATATGACCTATCTGGTGGTATCAAGAAGGTGTTCACGACCGTCTGGTTCTAGCTTGGTTGCTTTGGAGAGGATGGCTAGTTCTGTCAATATTTCTCTGTTCAGGATTGCAGTAGACCCTGTGCGCAAGTTTGGATTCATCCTTTCTCCTGATGATGATACGGCTCAGTGTCTTCGTGGACACTATGTGACAGTTGGTCAGGAGAAGACCTTCTTTGATCTTGTCAGCAGTGTTAAGGTAAATGCCTTTTGCTGTTGATATCTGTCCGCACCCAAGAGTTTCAAAATGGTTCTGATCTCTGTTATTTCAAGGCAAATGAAGAAACATTTAGATGTCTTTTGTCAATGAAATGTCCAACTATATAGCTGCAGCAGTCagatcttttttttgtttgtgtaATATGCAATTCTGAAACTGCAACATCAACATTTAGATGTCTTTTGTCAATGAAATGTCCAGCTTTATAGCTGCAGCAGTCAGATCTATTTTTGTTTGTGTAATATGCAAGTCTGAAGCTGCAGCAGTCAGATCCTATGTAGCAATGCAGCATCAACATATCAGCATCAGATGTTCTTTGTTTATGAACTATTGTAAATATGGATGGCTTTAATTATCTATGAACAACTACATATAttgaaatattattgttggaacTAACCTTTGCTTTTGATTGCGTGATATATAAAGTCCTAATAGCATATTTTATAATTACCATTCAGGTATTTAAATTTGTCCTTTTGTGCTATTGATATTCTGGACCGTTTGATTAAATTCGGATGGATTACAAAACCGTGTGATACATCAACCTCTATCATTCGATTTTGTATGTCCTCCTATCCGAGCGTTTCAGCCAACAAAAACACTGGAGTGTGGATGTCCCCCAAACACTCGAGTGCCAGGTAGACAGTTTACCATCAGTATTGCCTTGACGTTGTCTCTGGTCAGGCCGTACTCTTGTTGAACGGAGAGCAGCACATCGATGAagtcctcctcgtcctcaccATCGACCATCTTGATCCTGTGCTTGTCGATGAGGCTGTCCAAACTCCAAAAGGTCATCCCATATCTTTCTGTGCTTGTCATATCTGATTTTAAAAGCAAAATCATACGAATGAATTACATGTGCGCTAAGATTAAGTTTCACACATCAACGACTTCTGTAAATACATAGTACCATAacgtaaagagagtattaaatttattacatgGCCGAAAGTCTTTAATACGAATAGCAAAACGAGTCCTTATTCTAGCAACAGAACTCCAACaatgacgacgactccacatgagttgactggtggcacacgtacatctagaactcctcaaagtattgaaggacctcatcaatGTTGATTTGGTCTGAGCAGCAGTTTTAGCAAAGGTGAGTACACTTTATGGtcggtactcagcaagtgtgaggaatGTGTTGTGTAAGGCTATTCAAGGATGGGTTATGGTTTAATAACATTtcagcattttaattggttg
This genomic window from Setaria viridis chromosome 8, Setaria_viridis_v4.0, whole genome shotgun sequence contains:
- the LOC117833147 gene encoding LOW QUALITY PROTEIN: putative disease resistance protein RGA4 (The sequence of the model RefSeq protein was modified relative to this genomic sequence to represent the inferred CDS: inserted 1 base in 1 codon); translated protein: MAELLIGPLISMVKEKASSYLLDQYKVMEGMEEQRKTLERMLPAILHIIQDAEEKGASRPEVAVWLKDLKTAAYEANDVFDEFKYEALRREAKKKGHHSKLGNEVARLLVPARNPIVFRYRMGKKLRRIVQTIEALVTEMNTFGFRHLQQAQPSRQWRQTDSIIIDSDRDILSRSRDREKKKIVGMLLDQASNRDLMVLPIVGMGGMGKTTFVQLIYNDPAIEKHFEFRRWYCVSDDFDVSTIASNICQTNEKCREKSLQELQSTISGKRYLIVLDDVWNRDVDKWGKLKACLKQGGKGSAVLTTTRDAEVARIMTMGVAEAHNIENLSDEHLKEIVQSRAFNLQNPNMEEQDGILSGFVRRCVGSPLAAKAFGSMLSNRTSITEWKDVLAKSDICSEKTGILPILKLSFDDLSSDMKQCFAFCALFPKDYEINVDLLIRLWMAHDFIPVQEDDNPETLGKYIFEELTRRSFFQDVKQTLQYGILRKSTICKIHDLMHDIALSVLGKECVTIDGNKPSVNKQLLNPTRHLFLSIYGVFWKEQVTSLLKKQAAMLHTLFFTDYDDLLDISKYTSLRALHLPAHGYLSFGQEKLTTRHIQHLRYLNLSSHEFEKLSEGMSMMYNLQTLDLSHCINLRQLPKDMKYMANLRHLYTNGCESLTCMPPGLGQITSLQTLTYFVIGDGLGCSTIGELRNLNLGGELELSGLQNVTEVLAKAANLEKKEKLTHLSLKWNDDAPEKTDSHNEVLDALKPHHRLEMLRIQSYKGTXFTVMDNRS